The genomic window TAGCTAAAATGCTTTGTGTTTTCTGAAAATTTTCAGAATAGGTCATCATAAAACAAGCCAAGAAGTGAGTCCGAGATTAAAATCAAAGAGTCAACTACTTGGCTATCGTACAAAACAAAGGGCTTGTTTTAGTATTGTTTAATTTCACTTGGGAGAAGAATCGTTTCTCTTGTCCCATCATCATAAGCAAATACTTGCGCAGGGTATTGAGGAGAATAAGGGAACGGTAGATCAATCCCCATCTCTACGGTACTGCCCGCTTGAGAAAAATGCAAGGTTACTTTTCCATGATTGTTCATTAAATCAAAAGCTAAAATATTATCTAACGGAATAACACCCTTAAGGTCTAAATCAATAATAAACCAGATACTATCGATCAGTTCATCTGGCAAACTTGATACCACACCTAACGATGCGTATCGATTACGGCTACTATCAAAACTTTCAAACATCGGCTTAGCCTCCTTTGTCTAAAAAACGAAATTACGAGAAGATTTTTTATTAGGATAAACGAGTCATACTTCTTGTAACGTTGGTTCATTCTAATAAACATTTTCATAAAATGCAACAATATTTGCATACTTTTTTTAAAAGTATAAGAAATTTTTAAGAGGGGATTGAAAAAGCTTGTTATATAAGGGTTTTTCACTATATAAAATATACAAATAAGGGATGATAAATAGGAATATACCATTCCTGTGAGACGCTTTTTGAAGTGAAATAAAAAACGAAGCTATGACGTTTGCCACAGCTTCGTTTATTAAAAGGCGTTTATTCTTCTGTTGAACCGATGACTTCTGGTTCTACTGCTTCGCCAGTTGTTTCTTCTTCTTCCGTTGGTGCAACAACTGCGGCGATTTGTTCTTCTCCGTCAGTAATGATCGTGTAGGCATCATCTTTCGGTAGATCCGCTACAGTGATCGAGTCACCTAATGCTAAATCAGTGATATCTACTTCAATGTTTTCTGGTAATTGATCTGGCGTAGCAGAAACAATCACAGTATATAGGTTTTGAGCCAATACACCACCAGATTTCACACCAGCAGATTCGCCGACAAGGACAACTTCTGTTTCAACTTCTGTTTCTTCTTTCATGTTCACAGATAGGAACTCCACGTGTTCTATTTGGTTGGTAAATGTGTTTGATTGGATCTTGTGAACAAGTGTGTTGACTTTCTTTCCATCAACATCCATTGTGATCACAGTATTTGCGGCATTCTCACGCAATACTTTACTAAACGTAGCACTATCAAATGAGATTGGTGTGCTTTCCACGTTGTAACCATAAACGATTGCAGGTACTTT from Enterococcus sp. DIV1094 includes these protein-coding regions:
- a CDS encoding DUF960 domain-containing protein, coding for MFESFDSSRNRYASLGVVSSLPDELIDSIWFIIDLDLKGVIPLDNILAFDLMNNHGKVTLHFSQAGSTVEMGIDLPFPYSPQYPAQVFAYDDGTRETILLPSEIKQY
- a CDS encoding 50S ribosomal protein L25/general stress protein Ctc yields the protein MSVSLEVSKREVRPRSLRNKLRHEGKVPAIVYGYNVESTPISFDSATFSKVLRENAANTVITMDVDGKKVNTLVHKIQSNTFTNQIEHVEFLSVNMKEETEVETEVVLVGESAGVKSGGVLAQNLYTVIVSATPDQLPENIEVDITDLALGDSITVADLPKDDAYTIITDGEEQIAAVVAPTEEEETTGEAVEPEVIGSTEE